The sequence AATAAAACTGTCTGTATATGGGGAAAACCTGTTTACCCATTCCCGGACAGGTAAGTATGAAACTGCAGTAACAGAAGCTATCGAACATATGAAAAGCCAGCTTGAATTGCTGGCTTCCCGTCAAAATGATTTACCCGATAAGGTTACGACAACAGTAAAAGTATAACTATTAGAATGGCAGGTCATCCTCTGGCATCTGGTCGATAGGACCGCTGAATGCTGGTGCCGGGCCGTCAATGCTTCCCTGGCCTTGTCCAACTACTTTCCATGCTTTTACATCCGTGTACCAGCGCCCGTTATATTCCCGGCTTTCAACATCAAAGGATACTTGAACCGGGTCTCCAATCCTGAATTGGCTCATGTCTATTTTATCTCCCCAAACAGCAATACAAACTTTTTTTGGGTAGGCATCCCCGGTTTCGAGAATGAAATCCTGTTTTTTCCATGGACCGTTTTTACCCTGCCCGGTCGTAACGCCAAGTAACTGAATTATTTTTCCGTTGATATCCATCGTTGTTTTTGGGCAAAGAAAGGAAAAAATGCCGGTCTTTGGTTATTGGCCTGATCTTTAATTAGTGGGTAAAGGTGACGGTTATTTTATCCGTTGTCCCCTCTTCAAAAGGATCGGTAAGGGAAACTTTCAGTGTGGTTGCAGATAATTCAACAATAGTAAAATCGAGTCCCTCAAAATTCAGGATGGTTTCATTTTCTTTTAATGCCCATGCAAATGATTGTGTTTGGGGATCTGAGGCATCGCATTTTGTCGCCCCTTCATTGAGTTCACCTACACCATTTGCTTTAAATGTTGTCAGGTCATCCTTGTCACAGGCATCCAGATCTGCATACATATCAGTATCTACCGGATCCACCACCCCATCGCCATCATAATCACCATGAAAAACCTGGGCGGTTAATTTCCAGGGAGCAGTCATCAGCAATTCTGTTTTTGTAGCAGGCTTGTCCTCATTTTTATTACAGGCAATGGCCAGGTTGAAAAGCGCAATGAGGAACATGTAGGATACCTTCCTGGACGAATTTGTTGGCATGGTATAAGGTTTAGGTGTCCTATAAGGTACGCCATTATTGTGTAATCACCCGCCTGGTCTACCTAATTTTTCAGCCCCCTGATGATGACAGCGCCGGTTCCGCCGGGCTTGCAGGGATAGGTGAAAGCAGTCGAGGCTGCTTTTGGATTGTTGATGGTCGTATAAAATTTATTGATGAAGTCGAGGGACCATTTCCGGTATGCGGCTGAGAGCCGGGGGTCGTCCCGGTACAGCGTTTCAATAGCATTCCTCTGCTTGTTAAACAGGGCAAAAATGGGTTGTAAGGTTTCCATAGATTCAATACAAAATCCACGGTAACGGCGCTCTTTGACCGATTCAAGCTCCAGTTCGGCTGCGGGTAAAGCATAAGGGGCATTCACCAATCCGGCGTGGTCGAAGTCATAGGCCAGGGGTGTCGGAGAGCCATTGGTTATTGCCGTGGCCAGCTCTATATTATGCAGGTATTGGACCGACCAGTCCGTATTTGCGACAAAAAACTGGAAAACAGCCATCAGGTTGAAATCACTGGGTACCAGGAACTCCGGACTTAAACCCATCTTTTTAAGCGGCTGTAAACCATTGCGCAAAGCTGCCTGCTCAGGTGGTTCTAAGAGAAATCCCTCTATTTCTTCCGTTTTTTTTGGGTTTGCACTATCAACTACTAGAATTTTCACCAACCTTGCCCGGAGGCTGAAGGGGGTTAACAGGTTATATACTTTATACACCAGGTACTCCCGTTCAACAAGGTCATCTGAGGCGCATGGCATAACAAGCTTTAGCTTGTTTTGGTCCGCAAATACGGTATTCTTTTTCCTGTCGTCACCCTCCAGGTTCAGCAGCAAAGGCGCATACCGGCAGACTGTTTTATCTTTCCTGAAATGCCCCCTTGACCGCACATTTGCCGGCAGCATAATGGGTTTTCCATCATTATCCGCCAGGCTGAGCACACCGGAGTGGTATTGCGGATCATCTCCCCTGTCGGCCCAAAGGGCTGATTTATTGATCGTTAAGGTAAGTGGTAAAATTTCATCAGACCTGAATAAGGGCAGGGGTTCTTTAATGGAGTGGGTATCCTGTGCAACCAGGCAAACCGGAACCAGGTTCAGGCAAAAGAGCCCCAAAATGATAGGATGTCGCAATTTCATTGGTTTGAAATGGAAGGTACGAAAATGAGCCTTGTATATTTTTCATAACTTTGCGCCTCAATTCTTCCCATGAGCGACCCAATAAAGCATGAATGTGGACTGGCATTCATTCGTTTACGCAAACCATTCTCTTATTATTTGCAGGAACATGGAACGGTGATGTATGGGCTGAATAAGCTCTACCTGCTGATGGAAAAGCAACATAACAGGGGGCAGGACGGGGCTGGAATTGCTGCAGTAAAGTTAAATGTTGAGCCGGGGTATCCATTTTTACATCGTTTAAGAAGTGTCGCCACCCAGGCTATCGCCGATCTTTTCAGGCAGGTAGGGGAAGAAATCCAGGATTTTGAAAAATACCAGCCCGATATCCGTAAGCACCCGGGCCTGCTCAAAGGTCATGTGAGGTTTATGGGTGAATTGCTCCTTGGGCACCTGCGTTATGGCACACAAGGCAAAAACAATGTGGAATTTTGTCACCCTTTTATTAAAAGAAATACGATCCAATCGAGAAACCTTGCACTTGCAGGGAATTTCAACCTGGTAAATACTGAAGAGTTATTCGGATTGGTAAATATTGATCCGGGTGTCTTCCAAAAACAAAGTGACCTTGCCGCGATGATGGAAGTGGTGCACCATTTCCTGGTACAGGCCGATGAAGTAAACCCTGGCCATCCGGATATCGCTGCCGTGCTTCGTAATGCAAGCAAATGGTTTGACGGCGGGTATCACTTCGGCGGACTAGTTGGAAATGGAGATAGTTTTGTAATGCGTGATGCCCATGGCATCCGTCCTTCATATTATTATGTTTCAGACGATGTGATTGTTGCTGCTTCCGAACGAGCGGCAATCCGCACCAGCTTTAATGTTGGTGAAAATGAAGTGAAGGAACTGATGCCCGGCCAGGCTTTGATCGTATATGCGGATGGCCGTTATAGTGTAGAGCAAATCCTGGAACCTAAAGAGCGCAAGGCCTGCAGTTTCGAAAGGATCTATTTCTCCCGCGGAAATGATGAAAAAATTTACCGCGAAAGAAGCCAGCTCGGCTATAACCTTCGTGATGCGGTGCTCAAATCCATCGATTACGACCTCAAGAATACCATCTTCTCTTTCATCCCGAATACAGCAGAAGTTGCATTTTACGGACTTGTAAAAGGCATGGAAGATTATATGAACCAGATTAAAGTGCAGCGGATCCTGTCCTGGGGAAAAGACTTTGATGAAGAGAAGCTCACAGAAATGATCAACCGAAAGATCAGGATCGAAAAAATTGCCATCAAGGATGTGAAGATGCGCACCTTCATTACCGAAGACTCCAACCGGAATGAAATGGTGCAACACGTGTATGATGTCACATATGGCACCGTAAAGCCAAAGCAGGATACCCTTGTAGTGATTGATGATTCTATTGTGCGGGGCACCACCCTGAAGGAAAGTATCGTCCGCATGCTGAGCCGGCTTAACCCAAAAAAGATTATCGTTATTTCTTCCGCCCCGCAGATCAGGTACCCGGATTGCTACGGTATCGATATGAGTAAACTCGGTGATTTTATTGCTTTCCGTGCTGCTATTGCACTGATTAAGGAAAAAGGCATGGACCATCTGCTGGAAAGCCTCCACGAAGAGGCAAAGGAATTATCCCGGACTGGCCAGCTACATAGTAAAAATATTGTTAAAGAACTTTACCAGCCCTTCACGGCGGAAGAAATCTCTGCAAAGGTCGCCCAGCTGATTACCCCTTCTGATATTGAGTTAAAAGTTGAAGTGATCTTCCAGACCATTGAATCGCTGCACCATGCTTGTCCAACGAACACAGGGGACTGGTATTTTACCGGTAACTACCCTACTTCAGGTGGTAACAAGGTGGTTAATAACGCCTTCCTCAATTACATGGAAGGTAAAAATGTACGGGGATATTGATTTCGGTCAATAGTTTATTGTTGACACATTAATTTACCCCCATATCCATCTTCTGGCAACATATTTGCTAATATTTTGCGACCGACCGTTTTTAAGACATAACCTATGAGGGACCAGTTAAACAGGCCTGTTTATATTTCCCATTTTGTACCCTTTGTAAAGCAGTTAAGGAATCACAAAACCCAGCTACCTTTAGATCATGAAGACCTTATATGTAGTGAGGCATGCAAAAAGCAGCTGGGGTGACTTAACAACACCAGATTTTGATCGACCATTAAGTGATCGCGGGCAGCGTAATGCGCCAGAAATGGCGCAGCGTTTGCTTTCCAGGGGCTTCAGGATTGATGCCTTTGTGACCAGCACGGCCAGGCGCGCCATGCAAACCTCCCTGTATTTTATTAAAGCATATGGCCGGTCTCCTGAAGAGCTGATTCTTCGTGAAGACCTTTACCATGCCCCGGCTGAAGTCTATTTTTCTGTTGTTGCACAACAGGATGACAAGTACTCATCCATCGCAATATTTGGCCATAATCCGGGCATCAGCGCTTTTGTAAATGAACTGACAACAACCAGGATCGATGACATGCCTACCTGTGCCATTTTTGCGGTCCAGGCTGATGTCAGGCACTGGGCAGAATTCCCCGCAGCAAAAAAGCAGTTTTTATTTTTTGATACACCTAAACAGGGTTAGGACTTTTCCTTCCCACCAGCCACACGCCCGAAATAATCAGTATTGCCGCCAGGATTTTATTCATAGCGAGCTCTTCCCCAAGGAAAACAACCGCAATAATGGTGGCGAAAATCGGTTGGGTATAAATATATGAACCCGTGACCCCCGCACCCAGTTTACTGATGCCATATAAATTGAACAGGTAGGCGAAAAAGGTTGCGCCAAAAACAATCATGGCCAGGGACATCCATTCAAGTCCGGCGAAACGCTCCCAGTGAATGGTCCGGAATTCGGACCAACCTATAAGGGCTACAAAGGGCAATCCAATGGTAAATACCCACCGCATCACATGTATGGGCTTGTATTCCTCCATTAAGGGTTTTACAAGGGCAAAATAAAAAGCATAGGAAATGGCACTGATAATCACCAGGATATTTCCAAAAAGCATATTTTCTGCCTTTCCCTCGTGGCCATTACCGGCCACCAAAAAAACCGCTCCTGCAATACCCAGGGCAAGCCCGGTTAACTTCCAGGAGGTCAGGGCTTCCTTATCGATCCATACGGCTGCAAAACCTATAAATATGGGTGTAGCCAGTTCCAGCAGGGCTGCATGAATACTAAATGTCAGCGAAAGTCCCTTTATAAAGAGCAATTGTGTTATCACAATGCCGGTGATAGCACAAAGTATAAATCGCGGGATATGTGCTCTTTTAATCCCAATCCTGCCGGGATAGGCCAATAATAGAACCCAGAACAACAACACACAAACGGCTACCCTGATATAATTAAGGGCAAATGGTGGAATATATCCCTGGGTAATATGCTGAACAGCGCTGAAATTGATCCCGAAGAAGAGATTGGCTGCCAGGACAGCCAGGTGTGGTTGGAGATCGCGGCTCAAATTTTTCCGTAAATATATTATTGGATCGCTGCGAGAAGCTCGGAAACCTGCAATTTGTTTTGGTCAATGGCGGTAATCCGGCCCTGGCTGGCTAGAAAGCCGGAAAGGTATTCCTGTTCTGTTTGTCCGGGTGTTGCTACCATAAAACATTGTTTTTTGAGCGGAATAAGGTCCATAATACTGCTATACCCACTCCTGCAAAGGATGGCCCGCGCATTGGCCACTTCCTGGGAAAACCCGGCAACGGACAGGTGATTATACACCCGGGCATTGGGAATATTGGGAAGATTGGCCTTTTCAAGGGGCAAGCCCCGCACCAGTACCATGGATTCCCCTGGCCGGGCGGACCATTGTTTGATAACCAGCTTTTCCAGGATGGTCCTTTGCGGTTCCGGACCCGAAAGCAGGACCAACAACTGGGTGTTGCTATTGGGTTCTGGTGTAGTGAGCCGGCTAAGCGGACCCAGGTAACGGACCGGGATAGCAGGCAGGAGTGCCGGATGCGATAATTCGCCCGCCAGCGATGGCTCCTTTTCAAAATCGGGCACCCAGCATTCTGTAAACCGGTTGATCAGTTTATACAGGCGTCGTTGAACCAGGTGGTTAACGCCATCCCCAAAAGCCGTTTTTACCAGTAACTGGTGGGTGACCAGGTAGGAGGGGATGGTGGAACAGGATAACCCATACCGGTTGTCACTAATGATGGCATCGAAGGCCTGGGCATCTAATATGGTATCAAGCCAGTTGGCCTCCGCCCTAATGGTCCACAGGATGCCAGGCATTGAAAATACAAGCCTGGCAACGGTTACGGCTCGGTTTTTGTGGTATTTTATATCGTATAGGGGCGGTGTGAGAAAAGAGATATTTGGGAATGCTTCATTGATTATAGCCCGCTGTGCACCAGTGGCAGCAACGGTAACCTGCGCATTCTTTTCATTGATCAGGCGCCCTATAAGGGGTATGCATCGGCTGGCGTGACCCAGTCCCCAATCGAGCGGAGCCACCAGGATTCTGGCGTTTTGTGAAATATTTTGTGGAAAATCAGAAAAATGGCGCACTCTTAAATACTTTTTTCTCTGGAAATAAGTTTAAATTAGAAATCTAAATTATGAAGAAGACGCTGATATACGTCGTTCTCGTTGTACTGGTTAGTAGTATGGTAACCGCATGTGGAACAAATGGTAAACTGAAGAATAAGAATTGCGGTTGCAACATGAATAAAGGTTATGTTGGTTATTAAAATCTGATGAAATGAAATCGCCAAACAGAGATTTACTTGTTCTGGTTAAGCATGCCCATGATAATCAAGAGGCAATGGAACAGGAATTGACACAATTGCACAGTTTGTTACTTGATGTTGAAACACCAGGTACTTTTTGTAGTGTCTATGAAGTTATCGACTGTAACAAATTCCGCGTATATGCTGACCAGAAGCGGATTTTGAAAACAATTGCAGGTGGTGAATCCGCCTTTGTTTTCCTGAACAACAAGAATTAACCTGTTTTAAAAATAGTTTGAAGACCACTTTTTTAAGGTGGTTTTTTTATTTCCTCACTGCAGTTTTTCCAGTGCCTGTTGTAATAGATTGAGCATCCCCGTTATGTCTTCCTTTCTGCATGTTCCAACACTGAGCCGGTACCATGGAGAGGTTTTTGCAGCTCCAAATGCATAAAATGGTACTACAGCCAGTTTGGCTTCATTTAATAAATAGGCGGATACATCTGCCTGTGTATTTAGCGTGTGGCCGCTCGCTGTTTTCCTGCCCACCAGGTCTATTTTAATGGTCAGGTAGATAGCAGCCTGCGGGGTAACGGCATCCACATTATGCCCGGCGGCCTTAAGGGCAATAAATCCGTCATAAATTTTCCGGAGCCGTTCTTCCACTTCACCCTTGAAATGGGCGAGGTATTCTTTAATGGCTTCCTTTTTATACAGGAATTTGGCAACCCCTTTTTGTTCAGCCATTGGTGCCCAGGCGCCAATATGACCGAGTATGGCCTTCATTTTATTGATGATGATTTCCGGGCCGAAGCTCCAGCCGACCCTTACCCCTGTTGCGGCAAATACCTTGCTGACGGCATCCACGAAAATGGTGTATTCGCGCATGGCCGGACGAAGACTTACCGGGTTAAAGTGCTGGATCTCGCCATATGTCAGGTGCCAGTACATCTGGTCGTACATAACATAGAGTTTCTTTTCCTCCCCGGCCCGCAAGGCATTTTCGGCAAGCACCAGGTCGCAGATCTTTTCCAGCGCTTCTTTGGTGAACACCGTGCCCGTCGGGTTCTGCGGTGAACATAATGCCAGCAGGGTAGCTCCTCTCAGCAAAGGCGCCAGGTCATCCGCCGAAGG comes from Flavihumibacter fluvii and encodes:
- a CDS encoding DMT family transporter, which translates into the protein MSRDLQPHLAVLAANLFFGINFSAVQHITQGYIPPFALNYIRVAVCVLLFWVLLLAYPGRIGIKRAHIPRFILCAITGIVITQLLFIKGLSLTFSIHAALLELATPIFIGFAAVWIDKEALTSWKLTGLALGIAGAVFLVAGNGHEGKAENMLFGNILVIISAISYAFYFALVKPLMEEYKPIHVMRWVFTIGLPFVALIGWSEFRTIHWERFAGLEWMSLAMIVFGATFFAYLFNLYGISKLGAGVTGSYIYTQPIFATIIAVVFLGEELAMNKILAAILIISGVWLVGRKSPNPV
- a CDS encoding pyridoxal phosphate-dependent aminotransferase, which encodes MKLSHLSETLIGSEIVKLGGEIREKIRLGEKIFNFTVGDFDPQVFPIPQALEEEIIAAYRQHFTNYPLAEGNLDLREAIAEFTREWEGLDYSISEYLVASGGRPLIYAIFRAIVDKGDKVVYAVPSWNNNHYTHFVEGEHVVVEVGPENNFMPSADDLAPLLRGATLLALCSPQNPTGTVFTKEALEKICDLVLAENALRAGEEKKLYVMYDQMYWHLTYGEIQHFNPVSLRPAMREYTIFVDAVSKVFAATGVRVGWSFGPEIIINKMKAILGHIGAWAPMAEQKGVAKFLYKKEAIKEYLAHFKGEVEERLRKIYDGFIALKAAGHNVDAVTPQAAIYLTIKIDLVGRKTASGHTLNTQADVSAYLLNEAKLAVVPFYAFGAAKTSPWYRLSVGTCRKEDITGMLNLLQQALEKLQ
- a CDS encoding amidophosphoribosyltransferase; its protein translation is MSDPIKHECGLAFIRLRKPFSYYLQEHGTVMYGLNKLYLLMEKQHNRGQDGAGIAAVKLNVEPGYPFLHRLRSVATQAIADLFRQVGEEIQDFEKYQPDIRKHPGLLKGHVRFMGELLLGHLRYGTQGKNNVEFCHPFIKRNTIQSRNLALAGNFNLVNTEELFGLVNIDPGVFQKQSDLAAMMEVVHHFLVQADEVNPGHPDIAAVLRNASKWFDGGYHFGGLVGNGDSFVMRDAHGIRPSYYYVSDDVIVAASERAAIRTSFNVGENEVKELMPGQALIVYADGRYSVEQILEPKERKACSFERIYFSRGNDEKIYRERSQLGYNLRDAVLKSIDYDLKNTIFSFIPNTAEVAFYGLVKGMEDYMNQIKVQRILSWGKDFDEEKLTEMINRKIRIEKIAIKDVKMRTFITEDSNRNEMVQHVYDVTYGTVKPKQDTLVVIDDSIVRGTTLKESIVRMLSRLNPKKIIVISSAPQIRYPDCYGIDMSKLGDFIAFRAAIALIKEKGMDHLLESLHEEAKELSRTGQLHSKNIVKELYQPFTAEEISAKVAQLITPSDIELKVEVIFQTIESLHHACPTNTGDWYFTGNYPTSGGNKVVNNAFLNYMEGKNVRGY
- a CDS encoding lipocalin family protein, whose amino-acid sequence is MPTNSSRKVSYMFLIALFNLAIACNKNEDKPATKTELLMTAPWKLTAQVFHGDYDGDGVVDPVDTDMYADLDACDKDDLTTFKANGVGELNEGATKCDASDPQTQSFAWALKENETILNFEGLDFTIVELSATTLKVSLTDPFEEGTTDKITVTFTH
- a CDS encoding glycosyl transferase family 28, with product MRHFSDFPQNISQNARILVAPLDWGLGHASRCIPLIGRLINEKNAQVTVAATGAQRAIINEAFPNISFLTPPLYDIKYHKNRAVTVARLVFSMPGILWTIRAEANWLDTILDAQAFDAIISDNRYGLSCSTIPSYLVTHQLLVKTAFGDGVNHLVQRRLYKLINRFTECWVPDFEKEPSLAGELSHPALLPAIPVRYLGPLSRLTTPEPNSNTQLLVLLSGPEPQRTILEKLVIKQWSARPGESMVLVRGLPLEKANLPNIPNARVYNHLSVAGFSQEVANARAILCRSGYSSIMDLIPLKKQCFMVATPGQTEQEYLSGFLASQGRITAIDQNKLQVSELLAAIQ
- a CDS encoding HPF/RaiA family ribosome-associated protein codes for the protein MTIDIHTPHEGLEDKVIQHAKKALIRLSKQYKTISRLECVMRQDQSINMADNKVCEIKLSVYGENLFTHSRTGKYETAVTEAIEHMKSQLELLASRQNDLPDKVTTTVKV
- a CDS encoding SixA phosphatase family protein; its protein translation is MKTLYVVRHAKSSWGDLTTPDFDRPLSDRGQRNAPEMAQRLLSRGFRIDAFVTSTARRAMQTSLYFIKAYGRSPEELILREDLYHAPAEVYFSVVAQQDDKYSSIAIFGHNPGISAFVNELTTTRIDDMPTCAIFAVQADVRHWAEFPAAKKQFLFFDTPKQG
- a CDS encoding DUF3127 domain-containing protein — translated: MDINGKIIQLLGVTTGQGKNGPWKKQDFILETGDAYPKKVCIAVWGDKIDMSQFRIGDPVQVSFDVESREYNGRWYTDVKAWKVVGQGQGSIDGPAPAFSGPIDQMPEDDLPF